The proteins below are encoded in one region of Aquisphaera giovannonii:
- a CDS encoding diacylglycerol/lipid kinase family protein — protein sequence MASEVETSRMFVVINVKSGNASPDEVRRAMREGWKGRPEDQWIWQPGEGEDIVEAVRLAAAEGYDTVVAAGGDGTVSAVAGALVGTKAKLAIIPLGTANVLARELGIPIEVQGASDLVNGPHEVDAIDAMAYRNKHYFTQIGVGLDALMIRDTKTEDKKRLGVLAYVWTAVKKAVGFQPHRFSVSVDGKTSRPKAVQVLLANCGALGTSGLRWGPDIAINDGRIDVLVLRAASLLSHLRVASNFVLGRHRQDPATSYQKAARVVAIQSERPLPVQGDGEVVGETPIEVQVVPRALRVVVPPKAG from the coding sequence ATGGCGTCGGAAGTCGAAACGTCGCGGATGTTCGTGGTGATCAACGTGAAGTCCGGGAACGCCTCCCCGGACGAGGTGCGCCGGGCGATGCGGGAGGGCTGGAAGGGGCGGCCGGAGGACCAGTGGATCTGGCAGCCTGGCGAGGGGGAGGACATCGTGGAGGCCGTCCGGCTGGCGGCGGCGGAGGGGTATGACACGGTCGTCGCGGCCGGCGGGGACGGCACGGTCTCGGCGGTGGCCGGGGCGCTGGTGGGCACGAAGGCGAAGCTCGCCATCATCCCGCTGGGGACGGCCAACGTGCTGGCGAGGGAGCTCGGCATCCCGATCGAGGTCCAGGGGGCCAGCGACCTGGTGAACGGCCCGCACGAGGTGGACGCCATCGACGCCATGGCGTACAGGAACAAGCATTACTTCACGCAGATCGGCGTCGGCCTGGACGCGCTGATGATCCGCGACACGAAGACCGAGGACAAGAAGCGGCTGGGCGTGCTGGCCTACGTCTGGACGGCGGTCAAGAAGGCCGTCGGCTTCCAGCCCCACCGGTTCTCGGTCTCCGTGGACGGCAAGACGTCGCGGCCCAAGGCGGTCCAGGTCCTGCTGGCGAACTGCGGGGCGCTCGGCACCTCGGGCCTGCGGTGGGGGCCGGACATCGCGATCAACGACGGCCGCATCGACGTCCTGGTCCTCCGCGCGGCGAGCCTGCTCAGCCACCTGCGCGTGGCCTCGAACTTCGTGCTCGGCCGCCATCGCCAGGATCCCGCCACCTCGTACCAGAAGGCCGCCCGCGTCGTGGCGATCCAGTCCGAGCGGCCCTTGCCGGTCCAGGGGGATGGGGAGGTCGTCGGCGAGACGCCCATCGAGGTCCAGGTCGTCCCGCGGGCCCTCCGCGTCGTCGTCCCCCCCAAGGCCGGATGA
- a CDS encoding DUF1559 domain-containing protein: MCPADRARRAFTLIELLVVIAIIGVLVSLLLPAVQAARASARRIQCVNNLKQLGLGLANYESAHRAFPPAYLGDPKASGAAFGVSYPDPNGNTLSGFAWGALILPQLEQAPVHAAFNFNLPCWAPDNTTAARTKLSVFLCPSATGGDDGFAVHRYTNGDSQAPDDGGPFSPEIRFGHSHYVTNAGVNQPWGRSPAYSSDFDVPEPLPNGLSAVINGPFYRNSRTSIAAVADGLSNTVFLGERTSKLCDGTWVGVVPFASVWPKPGWPSDPNSAGDLVGSHSGPDVHDHPQVIIHAPNHPFGHTDEMYSEDGDGSNILMGDGSVRFIKKTIYPWTWVSLCTRNGGEVISADQ; the protein is encoded by the coding sequence ATGTGTCCGGCCGACCGCGCACGCAGGGCCTTCACCCTGATCGAACTTCTCGTCGTGATCGCGATCATCGGGGTGCTCGTCAGCCTGCTGCTGCCGGCGGTGCAGGCGGCGAGGGCGTCGGCGAGGCGGATCCAGTGCGTGAACAACCTGAAGCAGCTCGGGCTGGGGCTCGCGAATTATGAGTCCGCGCACCGGGCGTTCCCGCCGGCCTACCTGGGTGACCCGAAGGCGTCGGGCGCGGCGTTCGGCGTGAGCTACCCGGATCCCAACGGGAACACGCTGTCCGGGTTCGCGTGGGGGGCGCTGATCCTGCCGCAGCTCGAGCAGGCTCCCGTGCACGCGGCGTTCAACTTCAACCTCCCCTGCTGGGCGCCGGACAACACGACGGCGGCGAGGACCAAGCTGAGCGTGTTCCTCTGCCCGTCGGCGACCGGGGGCGACGACGGGTTCGCGGTCCACCGGTACACCAACGGCGACTCCCAGGCGCCGGACGACGGCGGGCCCTTCTCGCCCGAGATCCGGTTCGGACACTCGCACTACGTGACGAACGCGGGCGTGAACCAGCCGTGGGGGCGGTCGCCGGCCTATTCGAGCGACTTCGACGTGCCCGAGCCCCTGCCGAACGGGCTCTCCGCGGTGATCAACGGGCCGTTCTATCGCAACTCGCGGACGAGCATCGCGGCCGTGGCGGACGGGCTTTCGAACACGGTCTTCCTGGGCGAGCGGACCTCGAAGCTCTGCGACGGCACCTGGGTCGGCGTCGTCCCGTTTGCGAGCGTCTGGCCGAAGCCGGGCTGGCCGTCGGACCCCAACAGCGCCGGCGACCTCGTCGGCAGCCACAGCGGGCCCGACGTCCACGACCATCCCCAGGTCATCATCCACGCCCCGAACCACCCCTTCGGCCACACCGACGAGATGTACTCCGAGGACGGCGACGGCAGCAACATCCTCATGGGGGACGGCTCGGTCCGGTTCATCAAGAAGACGATCTACCCGTGGACCTGGGTCTCGCTCTGCACGCGGAACGGCGGCGAGGTCATCAGCGCAGATCAGTGA
- a CDS encoding thioredoxin domain-containing protein encodes MSDHADRPANRLAGETSPYLLQHAHNPVDWYPWGAEALERAKVEDRPIFLSVGYSACHWCHVMERESFEDPDIAALMNEHFINIKVDREERPDLDQVYMSAVQAMTGHGGWPMSVFLTPDLQPFFGGTYFPPADSRGMPGFPRVLMGVHQAWAERRDQILSSAAAMTEQLRSMEALAPGRPGGLGFRHVNAAVKKLLGEFDARHGGFGEAPKFPHAMDLRLLLRQHARTGDDRSLHAARLTLEKMARGGIYDHLGGGFARYSTDERWLVPHFEKMLYDNALLATTYVEAYQLTREPEFARVAAETLDYVLGRMTDEAGGFYSTEDADSEGVEGKYYVWTLAEVLEVLGPDRGKTFAEVYDVTESGNWERRNILNLPRPASQAARVLGRDEAELAAALAEDRARLLAVRDRRVPPGKDTKVLTSWNGLMIAAMAVAGRALKAPRFVEAAARAAGFILDRLRGEGGRLLHTYKDGTAKLNGYLDDYANLIDGLTRLYEVTGEPRWIDAAVELSGTMIAEFADPEQGGFYYTGRSHEALIARTKDLFDNATPSGNAMAATALLRLAALTGRDDLHDAGRRALDAVQVVIEKVPAASGQSLIALDFDLSPVRELAILVADEARELAEALEAVYSDAFLPHAVIAPATAARAAALAGRMPLLEGRGPREGKLTTYVCEQFACREPVVGLDALVGAIANLRPDGGRGD; translated from the coding sequence GTGTCGGATCATGCGGATCGGCCGGCGAACAGGCTGGCGGGGGAGACGAGCCCGTACCTGCTCCAGCACGCGCACAACCCGGTGGACTGGTATCCCTGGGGGGCCGAGGCGCTGGAGCGGGCGAAGGTGGAGGACCGGCCGATCTTCCTGTCGGTCGGCTATTCGGCCTGCCACTGGTGCCACGTCATGGAGCGGGAGAGCTTCGAGGACCCGGACATCGCCGCGCTCATGAATGAGCACTTCATCAACATCAAGGTGGACCGCGAGGAGCGGCCGGACCTCGACCAGGTCTACATGAGCGCGGTGCAGGCGATGACGGGGCACGGCGGCTGGCCGATGTCGGTCTTCCTGACGCCGGACCTGCAGCCGTTCTTCGGCGGCACCTACTTCCCGCCGGCCGACTCGCGGGGCATGCCGGGCTTCCCGCGCGTCCTGATGGGCGTGCACCAGGCCTGGGCCGAGCGTCGGGACCAGATCCTCTCCTCGGCGGCCGCGATGACCGAGCAGCTCCGCTCGATGGAGGCCCTCGCGCCGGGCCGGCCCGGGGGGCTCGGCTTCCGGCACGTCAACGCCGCCGTGAAGAAGCTGCTGGGCGAATTCGACGCCCGGCACGGCGGCTTCGGCGAGGCCCCCAAGTTCCCGCACGCGATGGACCTCCGCCTCCTGCTCCGACAGCACGCCCGCACGGGCGACGACCGCAGCCTGCACGCCGCCCGACTGACCCTGGAGAAGATGGCCCGGGGCGGCATCTACGACCACCTTGGCGGCGGATTCGCCCGGTACTCCACCGACGAGCGCTGGCTGGTCCCGCACTTCGAGAAGATGCTCTACGACAATGCGCTCCTCGCCACGACGTATGTCGAGGCCTACCAGCTGACCCGCGAGCCGGAGTTCGCCCGGGTCGCGGCCGAGACGCTCGACTACGTGCTCGGCCGGATGACCGACGAGGCCGGAGGCTTCTACTCCACGGAGGACGCCGACAGCGAGGGCGTGGAGGGGAAGTACTACGTCTGGACCCTCGCCGAGGTCCTCGAGGTCCTGGGGCCCGATCGGGGCAAGACCTTCGCGGAGGTCTACGACGTCACCGAGTCCGGGAACTGGGAGCGACGGAACATCCTGAACCTCCCGCGCCCGGCCTCGCAGGCGGCCCGCGTGCTGGGCCGAGACGAGGCGGAGCTCGCCGCGGCCCTGGCCGAGGACCGCGCGAGGCTATTGGCCGTCCGCGACCGCCGCGTGCCGCCCGGGAAGGACACGAAGGTCCTGACGTCGTGGAACGGGCTGATGATCGCCGCCATGGCCGTCGCCGGCCGGGCGCTGAAGGCCCCCCGCTTCGTGGAGGCGGCGGCCCGCGCGGCGGGCTTCATCCTGGACCGGCTCCGCGGCGAGGGCGGCCGGCTCCTGCACACCTACAAGGACGGCACCGCCAAGCTGAACGGCTACCTCGACGACTACGCCAACCTCATCGACGGCCTGACCCGGCTCTATGAAGTCACGGGTGAGCCCCGCTGGATCGACGCGGCCGTGGAGCTCTCCGGCACGATGATCGCGGAGTTCGCCGATCCGGAGCAGGGAGGCTTCTACTACACAGGCAGGAGCCACGAGGCCCTGATCGCGAGGACCAAGGACCTGTTCGACAACGCCACCCCCTCCGGCAACGCGATGGCCGCCACGGCGCTCCTGCGTCTGGCCGCGTTGACCGGCCGCGACGACCTCCACGACGCCGGCCGCCGCGCCCTCGACGCCGTCCAGGTCGTCATCGAGAAGGTCCCCGCCGCCTCCGGCCAGAGCCTGATCGCGCTCGACTTCGACCTCTCGCCGGTCCGCGAGCTGGCGATCCTCGTGGCCGACGAGGCCCGCGAGCTGGCCGAGGCCCTCGAGGCCGTCTACTCGGACGCCTTCCTCCCCCACGCCGTGATCGCCCCCGCGACCGCCGCCCGGGCCGCGGCCCTCGCCGGCCGGATGCCGCTCCTGGAGGGCCGCGGCCCCCGCGAGGGCAAGCTCACCACCTACGTCTGCGAGCAGTTCGCCTGCCGCGAGCCCGTCGTAGGCCTCGACGCCCTGGTCGGGGCCATCGCGAACCTCCGCCCGGACGGCGGCCGGGGCGACTGA
- a CDS encoding S41 family peptidase, with translation MSRRNFLALAALVVSSGLFCWQATQGAKPKDEMLELYGLFVDAVEKVEANYVKPVSRRELLESAIEGMLQNLDQHSTFINTSESRLFRRQIEGKFGGIGIQVGIDPETNRLRVIAPMVGTPAYEAGILAGDQIMEIDGTSTEGMGPDKAVEVLTGRPGTDVKLTVLHEGTEAAETVAVTRAIIEVPSVLADHRVEGDKWDYFLDKDSKIAYIRISSFVQNTAEDLRKALDEIKEQGAAGLILDLRDNPGGLLTAAVEISDMFLEKGKIVSTEGRNTIPKSYLAQKDSPFEDLPLVVLVNSNSASASEIVSAALQDNGRATIVGSRSYGKGSVQNLLELEDGTSVLKLTVAGYHRPNGNNIHRFRDSKPTDKWGVSPDAGMEVKLTPAEYIQWFIARRERDLNSSAKGRKHAAPDSDKKDEKKADDKKADDKAKPEAAAKPEEKKADPKDRPVVSKARKPGEDAGPFVDKVRDRAVEVLKAKIAKAPQAKAA, from the coding sequence ATGTCGAGACGGAACTTCCTGGCCCTGGCGGCGCTGGTCGTGTCCAGCGGCCTCTTCTGCTGGCAGGCCACGCAGGGGGCCAAGCCCAAGGACGAGATGCTGGAGCTCTACGGCCTGTTCGTCGACGCCGTGGAGAAGGTCGAGGCCAATTACGTCAAGCCCGTCAGCCGCCGGGAGTTGCTGGAGAGCGCCATCGAGGGGATGCTCCAGAATCTGGACCAGCACTCGACGTTCATCAACACGAGCGAGTCGCGGCTCTTCCGCCGCCAGATCGAGGGCAAGTTCGGCGGCATCGGCATCCAGGTCGGCATCGACCCGGAGACCAACCGGCTGCGGGTGATCGCCCCGATGGTGGGCACCCCGGCCTACGAGGCGGGGATCCTCGCCGGCGACCAGATCATGGAGATCGACGGCACGTCCACCGAGGGCATGGGCCCGGACAAGGCCGTGGAGGTCCTCACCGGCCGGCCCGGCACCGACGTCAAGCTGACCGTGCTCCACGAGGGCACCGAGGCGGCCGAGACCGTCGCCGTCACCCGGGCCATCATCGAGGTGCCCAGCGTCCTGGCCGACCATCGGGTCGAAGGCGATAAGTGGGACTACTTCCTCGACAAGGACTCGAAGATCGCCTACATCCGGATCTCCAGCTTCGTCCAGAACACCGCCGAGGACCTGCGCAAGGCCCTCGACGAGATCAAGGAGCAGGGCGCCGCGGGTCTGATCCTGGACCTCCGCGACAACCCAGGCGGCCTCCTCACCGCCGCGGTCGAGATCTCGGACATGTTCCTGGAGAAGGGGAAGATCGTCAGCACCGAGGGGCGGAACACCATCCCCAAGTCGTACCTCGCCCAGAAGGACAGCCCGTTCGAGGACCTGCCGCTGGTCGTGCTGGTCAACTCGAACTCGGCCTCGGCCTCGGAGATCGTCTCCGCCGCCCTGCAGGACAACGGCCGGGCGACGATCGTCGGCTCGCGGTCCTACGGCAAGGGGTCGGTGCAGAACCTGCTGGAGCTGGAGGACGGGACGAGCGTCCTGAAGCTGACCGTCGCCGGCTACCACCGCCCCAACGGCAACAACATCCACCGCTTCCGCGACTCCAAGCCGACCGACAAGTGGGGCGTCAGCCCCGACGCCGGCATGGAGGTCAAGCTCACCCCCGCCGAATACATCCAGTGGTTCATCGCCCGCCGCGAGCGCGACCTGAACTCCTCCGCCAAGGGCCGCAAGCACGCCGCCCCCGATTCCGACAAGAAGGACGAGAAGAAGGCCGACGACAAGAAGGCCGACGACAAGGCCAAGCCGGAAGCGGCCGCGAAGCCCGAGGAGAAGAAGGCCGACCCCAAGGACAGGCCCGTGGTCTCGAAGGCCCGCAAGCCGGGCGAGGACGCCGGCCCGTTCGTGGACAAGGTGCGGGACAGGGCGGTCGAGGTGCTGAAGGCGAAGATCGCCAAGGCGCCCCAGGCGAAGGCGGCGTGA
- the tsaD gene encoding tRNA (adenosine(37)-N6)-threonylcarbamoyltransferase complex transferase subunit TsaD, whose protein sequence is MSTAGSPDGEELTFLAIETTCDETGAAVLAGPRPPLRGVPRVLSSVVSSQVGLHRRFGGVVPEIASRAHVQQVLPMIDEAIRRAGVTLDDLGMVAVATRPGLVGALVVGLTAAKALAMALDVPLVAVDHLEGHLYACQLASPDREVYPCVGLVVSGGHTSLYHCRGPLDCELLGGTTDDAAGEAFDKVASLLGLGYPGGPEIERAAKAGNPRAFAFPRSFLHDARPIFSFSGLKTAVLYALRGPNEQLGPVVPTPEMVADLAASFQEAVVDVLVAKTRQVLAMTGLRRLGVGGGVAANGRFREKIAGMAAEQGVELFIPPMALCTDNAAMSGIALAKLAAGQTAELDVDVAAGLVRPGRKTAP, encoded by the coding sequence GTGAGCACGGCCGGCTCACCGGACGGCGAGGAGCTGACCTTCCTCGCCATCGAGACGACGTGCGACGAGACGGGGGCGGCGGTCCTGGCGGGGCCGCGGCCCCCGCTCCGCGGGGTGCCCCGCGTCCTCTCCAGCGTGGTGTCGTCGCAGGTGGGCCTGCACCGGAGATTCGGCGGCGTCGTCCCCGAGATCGCCTCCCGGGCCCACGTCCAGCAGGTCCTGCCGATGATCGACGAGGCGATCCGCCGGGCCGGCGTGACCCTCGACGACCTGGGCATGGTCGCGGTGGCCACCCGGCCGGGGCTCGTCGGGGCCCTCGTCGTCGGGCTCACGGCGGCGAAGGCCCTGGCGATGGCGCTCGACGTGCCGCTCGTCGCGGTGGACCACCTGGAGGGCCACCTCTACGCCTGCCAGCTCGCCTCCCCGGATCGCGAGGTCTATCCGTGCGTCGGCCTCGTCGTCTCGGGCGGGCACACGAGCCTGTACCACTGCCGGGGCCCGCTCGACTGCGAGCTCCTCGGCGGCACGACCGACGACGCGGCCGGCGAGGCGTTCGACAAGGTCGCCAGCCTCCTGGGCCTGGGCTACCCCGGCGGCCCCGAGATCGAACGCGCGGCGAAGGCCGGCAACCCCCGGGCGTTCGCCTTCCCGCGCTCGTTCCTCCACGACGCCCGGCCGATCTTCAGCTTCTCCGGCCTCAAGACCGCGGTGCTCTACGCGCTCCGCGGCCCGAACGAGCAGCTCGGGCCCGTCGTGCCCACGCCGGAGATGGTGGCGGACCTCGCCGCGAGCTTCCAGGAGGCCGTGGTGGACGTCCTCGTCGCCAAGACCCGCCAGGTCCTGGCGATGACCGGCCTGAGGCGCCTGGGCGTCGGCGGCGGCGTCGCGGCGAACGGCCGCTTCCGGGAGAAGATCGCCGGCATGGCCGCGGAGCAGGGCGTCGAGCTGTTCATCCCGCCGATGGCCCTCTGCACGGACAACGCCGCGATGTCCGGCATCGCCCTCGCCAAGCTCGCCGCCGGCCAGACGGCCGAGCTCGACGTCGACGTCGCCGCCGGCCTGGTCCGCCCGGGGCGGAAGACGGCCCCTTGA
- a CDS encoding DUF1559 domain-containing protein, with product MNPSRLPRRRGLTLIELLVVISIVALLIALLLPAVQAAREAARRARCVNNLKQIGLAMHHYHDVVDAFPPGYVSLAPGRQPNDVELGPGWGWGAMILPFLEQAPLHDAINFSRPIADPGSRTARASTLSAYLCPSSVGSGPVRLRDGSGMSLVDDLSPGQYVASAGQFRVADSPADNNGVFFRNSRVGLRDVLDGSGLTLMAGERSRTVSDATWAGVVPSAMFCTNPPRAYEECRPPYAMVLAHTGPTPPGGHGWAVVPNNHWAGVDNFWSLHPGGCHFAFGDGSVRFLKETIDAGVFSALSTRAGGEVVGADQF from the coding sequence ATGAATCCGTCCCGACTGCCGCGCCGGCGCGGCCTGACCTTGATCGAATTGCTGGTGGTGATCTCGATCGTCGCCCTCCTGATCGCCCTGCTGCTGCCGGCCGTCCAGGCCGCGCGCGAGGCGGCACGGCGAGCCCGATGCGTGAACAACCTGAAGCAGATCGGCCTGGCGATGCACCATTACCATGATGTGGTGGACGCCTTCCCGCCCGGGTACGTCAGCCTCGCGCCGGGCCGTCAACCCAACGACGTCGAGCTCGGGCCGGGGTGGGGCTGGGGGGCGATGATCCTCCCGTTCCTCGAGCAGGCCCCGCTCCACGACGCGATCAACTTCAGCCGGCCCATCGCCGACCCCGGCTCGCGGACGGCCCGGGCGTCGACGCTGTCCGCCTACCTCTGCCCGAGCTCCGTCGGATCCGGCCCGGTCCGCCTTCGCGACGGCTCCGGCATGAGCCTGGTCGACGACCTGTCGCCCGGCCAGTACGTCGCGTCGGCCGGGCAGTTCCGGGTCGCGGACTCGCCGGCCGACAACAACGGCGTGTTCTTCCGGAACAGCCGCGTCGGGCTGCGCGACGTCCTCGACGGGTCCGGGCTGACGCTGATGGCCGGCGAGCGGTCGCGGACCGTCTCCGACGCGACGTGGGCCGGCGTCGTCCCGTCGGCCATGTTCTGCACCAACCCGCCCCGGGCCTACGAGGAATGCCGCCCGCCCTACGCGATGGTGCTGGCCCACACCGGGCCGACCCCGCCCGGGGGCCATGGGTGGGCCGTCGTGCCCAACAACCACTGGGCGGGCGTGGACAACTTCTGGAGCCTGCACCCCGGCGGCTGCCATTTCGCGTTCGGCGACGGGTCGGTGCGGTTCCTCAAGGAGACGATCGACGCCGGGGTCTTCAGCGCGCTCTCCACCCGCGCCGGCGGCGAGGTCGTCGGCGCGGACCAGTTCTGA